The segment GGTCCCCGAGTTCGGCCGGGATTCCCCAATCCTTCGCCGAGGAGACCATCACCGTCCCCTTCAACGACGCGGAGGCCGTCCGCGAGGTATTCGAGGCCCACGGCGACGACATCGCGGCGATTCTCACCGAGCCGATTCTGGGCAACTGCGCGTCGGTCGGGCCTGTAGAGGGCTACCTCGACAGCCTGCGCGAGATTACCGACGACCACGGCGCGCTCCTGATTTTCGACGAGGTGATGACCGGGTTCCGCGTCGGCGGGCTTCAGTGCGCCCAAGGCAAGTTCGGCGTCACGCCCGACCTGACGACGTTCGCCAAGGTCATCGGCGGCGGGTTCCCCGTGGGCGCAATCGGGGGTCCCGCCGAAATCATGGAGTCGTTCACGCCGACCGGCGACGTGTTCCAAGCGGGCACCTACTCGGGCCACCCGCTCTCGCTGACCGCCGGACTGGAGATGCTCCGCTACGCCGCCGAAAACGACGTGTACGACCACCTCGCCGACCTCGGCGAACAGATGCGCTCGGGGCTGACCGACCTCCTCGAAGACCACGCGCCCGAGTACACCGTCACGGGCTACGACAGCATGTTCAAGGTCGTCTTCACCCGCGACGGCCCCCGCGACCGGCAGGGCCAGTGCGATGCCGGATGCCGACAGGACCCCGACTGCCCCCGGTTCGACTACTGTCCGAAGAACAAGGCAGACGTAAACGCCGCCGAGACCGAGCGGTGGGAGCGCCTGTTCTGGCCCGCGATGCGCGACGAGGGCGTCTTCCTGACGGCCAACCAGTACGAGTCGCAGTTCATCAGCTACGCCCACACCGAGGAGGACGTAGCGGAGACGCTGGAAGCGTACAAAGAAGCGCTGTAGCGACCGGCGTATTGTAGTGACCTCCACCACCGTAACGTAGCGTCGCTGTGCGGGTAGGTCACGCGAGCCGTTCGGCCCACCGTCGCACGATTATTGCCGCTGTCCGCCGACCGCGTTCCGGCAAATATTTTATATTTCTCTCCGAAGTCGGCG is part of the Halorussus salinus genome and harbors:
- the hemL gene encoding glutamate-1-semialdehyde 2,1-aminomutase produces the protein MHDANSRELYDRALSVLPGGVNSPVRAVRPYPFFVERGDGAHVVDADGNKFVDYVMGYGPLLLGHDLPQEVESRIQSQLSDGPMYGAPAEVEVELAEFIARHVQSVEMLRFVNSGTEATTSAVRLARGYTGRDKVVVMQGGYHGAQESTLVEGKTGGTGSPSSAGIPQSFAEETITVPFNDAEAVREVFEAHGDDIAAILTEPILGNCASVGPVEGYLDSLREITDDHGALLIFDEVMTGFRVGGLQCAQGKFGVTPDLTTFAKVIGGGFPVGAIGGPAEIMESFTPTGDVFQAGTYSGHPLSLTAGLEMLRYAAENDVYDHLADLGEQMRSGLTDLLEDHAPEYTVTGYDSMFKVVFTRDGPRDRQGQCDAGCRQDPDCPRFDYCPKNKADVNAAETERWERLFWPAMRDEGVFLTANQYESQFISYAHTEEDVAETLEAYKEAL